In Halobacillus amylolyticus, the following proteins share a genomic window:
- a CDS encoding pyruvate, water dikinase regulatory protein: protein MKKPCIYILSDSVGETAELVVKAALSQFDDGPFDVQRIPYVEDKGTINETIAQAKEHEALIGFTLVAPEYRQHLLERAKQENIECIDIMGPMMDAMQRFFKTEPRLEPGLVHKLDEDYFKRVEAIEFAVKYDDGRDARGISKADIILIGVSRTSKTPLSQYLAHKRLKVANVPIVPEVEPPEELFRVDPSKCIGLRISPQKLNDIRKERLKSLGLGEQASYANMDRIHQEIEHFDNVVGKIGCHVIDVSNKAVEETANVIVNKLRNGSLQ, encoded by the coding sequence GGCTGAGCTAGTTGTAAAGGCAGCCCTCAGCCAATTTGACGATGGTCCGTTTGATGTCCAGCGTATTCCATACGTTGAGGATAAAGGCACAATTAATGAAACGATTGCTCAAGCGAAAGAGCATGAGGCATTGATTGGCTTTACTTTAGTAGCACCAGAATATAGACAACACCTTTTAGAGAGAGCCAAGCAGGAAAATATTGAATGTATCGATATCATGGGACCGATGATGGATGCCATGCAGCGGTTTTTCAAAACAGAACCAAGACTGGAACCCGGACTTGTTCATAAACTTGATGAGGACTATTTCAAACGTGTGGAAGCAATCGAGTTTGCCGTTAAGTACGATGATGGTAGAGATGCGCGCGGGATATCAAAAGCAGATATTATCTTAATCGGTGTATCTCGTACTTCGAAAACACCGTTATCGCAGTATTTGGCCCATAAACGTTTGAAAGTTGCTAACGTGCCGATTGTTCCTGAAGTGGAGCCGCCGGAAGAATTATTCAGGGTTGATCCAAGTAAATGTATTGGACTTAGGATTAGTCCCCAAAAGTTAAATGATATTCGAAAGGAACGGTTGAAGTCACTCGGGTTGGGAGAACAGGCAAGCTACGCCAATATGGATCGAATTCATCAGGAGATTGAACACTTTGACAATGTGGTAGGAAAAATCGGCTGCCATGTGATTGATGTTTCCAATAAGGCTGTGGAAGAAACCGCAAATGTAATTGTGAATAAATTAAGAAATGGTTCACTACAATAG
- the dnaG gene encoding DNA primase yields MAGHIPDEKVDEIRKSVDIVDVVGEYVQLKKQGRNFFGLCPFHGESTPSFSVSGDKQIFHCFGCGKGGNVYSFLMEIEGFGFLQAVKRVADQTGHSLPEQYNEEQKRERDPESQSILDAHEWLSKLYHHLLRNSKEGQEAYQYLLERGFTEETIIRHRLGYSPSSNDFVVTFLEKKGFHPQTMVKAGLLNTNEQGEYFDRFRGRIMFPLRNHLGKTVAFAGRATGSFEPKYLNSPETDLFHKGRLLYNFDLARASIRKQNTIILFEGYADVISADQAGIPNGIGTMGTSVSDIQAQLIKRYADKVIICYDGDNAGIEAAVKAAKLLKKTGCQTNVARLPNGMDPDDFIKEYGGERFKREVLDASDPYTSFIIRYLRRGFNLQLEGDRITYIENVLQEVAQLDRAIEREHYLNELAEEFQMSIVTLKEEVEQHRYRKTNKDSMSERRHTNPTKQNFVDHKLLPAFHNAERKLIAYMLKNPIIADKVQEELGGSFNISDHQVIVTHLYAYYEDGHESDISQFVERIEDQSLRNLIIHLAMSPSSEEEVSDKEIEDYIHRIRSESSNRVDIKGLETELKRAEQHDEPIKAAEIAMEILRRKQELKNTH; encoded by the coding sequence ATGGCAGGACACATTCCAGATGAAAAAGTAGATGAAATTCGTAAGTCAGTGGATATAGTAGATGTCGTAGGTGAATATGTCCAACTAAAAAAGCAGGGCAGGAACTTCTTCGGACTTTGCCCCTTTCATGGGGAAAGTACTCCTTCCTTTTCCGTATCTGGTGATAAGCAAATTTTTCATTGCTTTGGATGTGGAAAGGGAGGGAACGTCTATTCATTTCTAATGGAAATAGAAGGGTTCGGCTTCCTTCAAGCAGTTAAGCGGGTGGCTGATCAGACAGGACATTCCTTACCAGAGCAGTACAATGAAGAACAAAAAAGAGAACGGGATCCTGAGTCACAAAGTATATTGGATGCACACGAATGGTTATCGAAGCTTTATCACCATTTATTGCGAAACTCCAAAGAAGGTCAAGAGGCTTATCAATATTTACTTGAACGTGGATTCACTGAGGAGACAATCATCCGTCATCGACTAGGTTATTCTCCTAGCTCAAATGATTTCGTTGTTACATTTTTGGAAAAAAAAGGTTTTCACCCACAAACAATGGTGAAAGCGGGTCTCTTGAACACAAACGAGCAAGGTGAATATTTTGATCGTTTTAGAGGCAGGATCATGTTCCCACTCCGCAATCATCTTGGTAAAACCGTTGCATTTGCCGGACGGGCCACAGGTTCATTCGAGCCTAAGTATTTGAACAGCCCTGAAACTGATTTATTTCACAAGGGACGTCTCTTATATAACTTTGATCTGGCGCGAGCATCGATTCGCAAACAAAATACAATCATTTTGTTTGAGGGCTATGCGGATGTGATTTCGGCTGACCAAGCAGGCATCCCAAATGGTATAGGTACAATGGGAACATCAGTCTCGGATATTCAAGCACAGCTTATTAAGCGTTATGCTGATAAAGTAATCATTTGCTACGATGGAGACAATGCCGGGATAGAGGCGGCTGTGAAAGCCGCAAAATTACTAAAAAAAACGGGTTGTCAAACAAATGTAGCACGGTTGCCAAACGGGATGGACCCTGATGATTTTATTAAAGAATATGGTGGGGAGCGCTTTAAGCGTGAGGTGTTAGATGCAAGTGATCCTTATACTTCCTTTATAATCCGTTATTTAAGGCGTGGCTTTAATCTTCAATTAGAAGGAGATCGGATCACTTATATCGAAAATGTATTACAGGAGGTTGCTCAGTTAGACCGAGCAATTGAAAGAGAGCACTATTTAAACGAATTAGCAGAAGAATTTCAGATGTCGATCGTTACACTTAAAGAAGAAGTCGAGCAGCATAGGTATCGGAAGACGAATAAGGATAGCATGTCCGAGAGGCGACATACTAATCCCACAAAGCAAAATTTCGTTGACCATAAACTTCTTCCAGCCTTTCATAATGCGGAGAGAAAGCTGATAGCATATATGTTGAAAAACCCTATCATTGCTGATAAAGTTCAAGAAGAATTAGGGGGATCGTTCAATATTTCTGACCATCAAGTCATTGTCACGCATCTCTATGCATATTATGAAGACGGTCATGAATCTGATATTAGTCAATTTGTAGAGCGAATTGAAGATCAATCCCTAAGAAATCTTATCATTCATTTAGCCATGTCTCCTTCTTCAGAGGAAGAAGTTTCAGATAAGGAGATTGAAGATTATATTCATCGTATTCGATCAGAAAGTAGTAATCGAGTCGATATTAAAGGTTTAGAGACAGAGCTTAAACGTGCTGAACAACACGATGAACCGATAAAAGCGGCTGAAATTGCAATGGAAATCTTGAGGCGTAAACAAGAGTTGAAAAATACTCATTAA
- the rpoD gene encoding RNA polymerase sigma factor RpoD codes for MADKQQQPSRSKENESELTLEQAKEQLLEMGKKRGVLAYEEVAEKLSSFELDSDQMDEYYEHLNEQGVEVIGDSDRDPSMQQLNKEEEFNLNDLSVPPGVKINDPVRMYLKEIGRVNLLSAKDEISLAQRIEEGDEEAKRDLAEANLRLVVSIAKRYVGRGMLFLDLIQEGNMGLIKAVEKFDYRKGYKFSTYATWWIRQAITRAIADQARTIRIPVHMVETINKLIRVQRQLLQDLGREPTPEEIAQDMELTPDKVREILKIAQEPVSLETPIGEEDDSHLGDFIEDQEATSPSDHAAYELLKEQLEDVLDTLTDREENVLRLRFGLDDGRTRTLEEVGKVFGVTRERIRQIEAKALRKLRHPSRSKRLKDFME; via the coding sequence ATGGCAGATAAGCAACAACAGCCATCACGTTCTAAAGAAAATGAAAGCGAATTGACCCTGGAACAGGCAAAAGAGCAATTGCTTGAAATGGGTAAAAAGCGAGGGGTTCTGGCCTACGAAGAAGTGGCAGAGAAACTTTCGAGCTTTGAGTTAGACTCAGATCAAATGGATGAATACTATGAGCACCTGAATGAACAAGGTGTTGAGGTCATTGGTGATTCTGACCGGGATCCGAGCATGCAGCAGTTAAATAAAGAGGAAGAGTTTAACCTGAATGATTTAAGTGTACCGCCAGGAGTGAAAATAAACGATCCTGTTCGCATGTACCTTAAAGAAATCGGCCGAGTGAACCTTTTATCAGCAAAGGATGAAATCAGCTTAGCTCAACGAATAGAAGAGGGCGATGAAGAGGCAAAGCGCGATTTAGCTGAAGCTAACTTACGTTTAGTCGTCAGTATTGCTAAAAGGTATGTAGGTCGAGGAATGTTGTTCCTGGACTTAATACAGGAAGGCAACATGGGTTTAATAAAAGCTGTTGAAAAATTTGATTATCGTAAAGGTTACAAATTTAGTACGTATGCGACATGGTGGATTAGACAAGCCATTACTCGTGCAATAGCTGACCAGGCACGTACAATCAGAATTCCAGTGCACATGGTTGAAACCATCAATAAATTGATTCGTGTACAGCGCCAACTGCTGCAAGACTTAGGACGTGAACCAACTCCGGAAGAAATTGCACAGGATATGGAACTTACTCCAGATAAAGTCCGTGAAATCCTAAAAATTGCCCAAGAGCCTGTCTCACTTGAAACACCTATTGGGGAAGAGGATGATTCCCATCTCGGTGATTTCATTGAAGATCAGGAAGCAACTTCACCGTCTGATCACGCTGCCTATGAATTGCTTAAAGAGCAATTGGAAGACGTGTTAGATACGTTAACTGACCGAGAAGAAAATGTGCTCCGTCTTCGCTTCGGATTAGATGATGGCCGTACACGTACTCTTGAAGAGGTTGGAAAAGTTTTCGGTGTAACGAGAGAACGTATCCGTCAAATAGAAGCAAAAGCACTTCGCAAGCTAAGACACCCTAGCAGAAGCAAACGCTTAAAAGATTTCATGGAATAA
- the cccA gene encoding cytochrome c550 gives MKRNPVIPFAIIAVMGILAMIVISSIGVNQKQAIQDAEENGGEQQEETASASPEEMFQAKCASCHGGDLSGGVGPALQEVGSRYSAEEIQDIIINGKGSQMPPGLYTGEQAAKLAQWLAEKK, from the coding sequence ATGAAGAGAAACCCTGTGATTCCTTTTGCAATTATTGCCGTTATGGGAATTCTAGCTATGATTGTCATATCATCAATTGGTGTAAACCAAAAACAGGCAATACAAGATGCAGAAGAAAATGGTGGAGAGCAACAAGAGGAGACAGCAAGTGCGAGTCCGGAAGAGATGTTCCAGGCTAAATGTGCGAGCTGTCATGGTGGAGATTTAAGTGGGGGAGTAGGCCCGGCCCTTCAGGAAGTAGGGAGTCGTTACTCTGCTGAAGAAATTCAAGACATCATTATAAATGGTAAAGGTTCACAAATGCCTCCAGGTCTGTACACAGGTGAACAGGCAGCTAAGCTGGCACAATGGCTGGCTGAAAAAAAATAA
- a CDS encoding tRNA (adenine(22)-N(1))-methyltransferase has protein sequence MNGTQLSLRLKKVAEYLPQAAYFADIGSDHAYLPCYVCLHDRHARAVAGEVNNGPYQSALKEVDTHQLNDQIDVRLGDGLDVLINNEVEQVVIAGMGGPLIRDILESGKDKLSSVSKIIVQPNIDARSIRRWFYDNQYQLVHEAILEENGHIYEVLAAEKGDPEHIYQQESFEKQLWLGPWLMKERSPVFRKKWKEEKSKKERIVHQIRCSKQPDEKKIQLFQKELVWLKEVLEQ, from the coding sequence ATGAATGGAACACAACTATCACTTCGTCTGAAAAAAGTAGCAGAATACTTGCCACAAGCAGCTTATTTTGCGGATATCGGTTCTGATCATGCTTATCTTCCTTGCTACGTCTGTCTTCATGATCGGCATGCCAGAGCAGTAGCAGGCGAAGTAAACAACGGCCCCTACCAAAGTGCCTTGAAAGAGGTAGACACCCATCAATTAAATGATCAAATTGATGTAAGGTTAGGGGATGGTTTAGATGTTCTTATAAACAATGAAGTGGAACAAGTAGTGATCGCCGGTATGGGTGGGCCGCTCATCCGTGATATATTAGAAAGTGGCAAAGATAAGTTAAGCAGTGTTTCAAAGATTATTGTCCAGCCGAATATTGATGCACGCTCGATTCGTAGGTGGTTTTACGATAATCAATACCAGTTAGTACATGAAGCCATTCTTGAAGAAAATGGACATATTTATGAGGTGCTGGCTGCTGAAAAGGGAGATCCTGAACACATATACCAGCAGGAGAGTTTTGAAAAACAGCTATGGCTCGGCCCTTGGCTGATGAAGGAACGAAGTCCGGTGTTTAGAAAGAAGTGGAAGGAGGAAAAGAGCAAAAAAGAAAGGATAGTACATCAGATTAGGTGCTCTAAACAGCCAGATGAGAAAAAAATTCAGTTATTTCAAAAAGAA